The following are from one region of the Abiotrophia defectiva ATCC 49176 genome:
- the trmL gene encoding tRNA (uridine(34)/cytosine(34)/5-carboxymethylaminomethyluridine(34)-2'-O)-methyltransferase TrmL, with protein MKNHIALYQPLMPANTGNISRTCAATNTPLHLIKPLGFSTDDKMLKRAGLDYWEHVEVHYHESLEDFLAYVGERPLYLITKFAPRIYCQADLAQNSAGQQFFLFGKETTGLPADLMEERKADCLRIPMNDQHVRSLNLSNTANIVIYEALRQQAFEGLDVTHHYRDTDKARDLNW; from the coding sequence ATGAAAAATCATATTGCCTTATATCAACCGCTAATGCCGGCTAACACGGGAAATATTTCCAGAACTTGTGCGGCCACCAATACCCCGCTTCATCTAATCAAGCCCTTGGGTTTTTCGACCGATGATAAGATGCTCAAGCGTGCGGGTCTAGATTACTGGGAGCATGTGGAAGTTCACTACCATGAAAGTCTGGAGGATTTCTTAGCTTATGTGGGTGAGCGACCACTCTACTTGATTACCAAGTTTGCGCCCCGCATTTATTGTCAGGCGGACCTAGCTCAAAATAGTGCTGGCCAGCAATTCTTCCTCTTCGGTAAGGAAACAACCGGCTTGCCCGCTGACTTGATGGAGGAGCGCAAGGCAGACTGCTTGCGTATTCCGATGAACGATCAGCATGTTAGGAGTTTGAATTTGTCCAATACAGCCAATATCGTCATTTATGAAGCTTTAAGACAACAAGCTTTTGAGGGATTGGATGTCACCCATCACTATCGTGATACGGACAAGGCTCGAGATCTCAACTGGTAG
- a CDS encoding NusG domain II-containing protein: MKRLFSLLKPFDYLIILGVIALSFLPNILTFYHYQGLNNSEEVGQVTEASSTKTTLASSSTYALIKIDGKEVDRFDLSEDAPHEEKTYYPHPGQYNIIERDGKRIRVREDNSPDQIAVKTSWVGRPGQVSICLPHGLIIEIHGERSTGGRTDTSQSSNASSSQEEDLVLPK, encoded by the coding sequence ATGAAACGGTTATTTAGCTTATTAAAACCTTTTGATTACCTGATTATTTTAGGGGTCATTGCCTTATCTTTCTTGCCCAATATCCTGACCTTCTACCACTACCAAGGCTTGAATAATTCGGAGGAAGTCGGCCAAGTTACTGAAGCGTCTAGCACTAAGACCACTCTCGCATCTTCCTCCACCTATGCCCTCATCAAAATAGACGGCAAGGAAGTGGACCGTTTCGACCTCTCGGAAGACGCTCCTCATGAAGAGAAAACCTACTACCCACATCCGGGACAGTATAACATTATTGAGCGTGATGGCAAACGAATTCGCGTGCGCGAAGATAACAGCCCTGATCAAATTGCGGTTAAAACCAGTTGGGTGGGCCGACCAGGTCAGGTTTCCATCTGCTTGCCCCACGGACTCATTATCGAGATTCATGGCGAACGTTCAACCGGTGGCCGCACTGACACTAGTCAATCAAGTAACGCTAGCTCAAGCCAAGAAGAAGATTTAGTTTTACCAAAATAA
- a CDS encoding uracil-DNA glycosylase family protein, giving the protein MAKENLKIRDAIMQAPENQIYSKAGIDPLFTAPKTARLVIVGQAPGLATQEAGRPWDDRSGDRLREWLGMDRSTFYDSDLLAILPMDFYYPGKGKSGDLPPRKGFAAKWHPQILAQLPEVRLTLLVGRYSQDYYLAKSKRSNLTETVAHYQDYLPDYFPLVHPSPLNQRWLKQHPWFEQEVIPDLQKLIHTILK; this is encoded by the coding sequence ATGGCCAAAGAAAATTTAAAGATTCGTGATGCCATCATGCAAGCGCCAGAAAACCAGATTTATAGCAAGGCAGGGATTGATCCACTTTTTACGGCGCCAAAAACTGCACGATTAGTAATTGTGGGACAAGCCCCGGGTTTAGCTACTCAAGAAGCCGGTCGCCCTTGGGATGATCGCTCTGGCGATCGCTTGCGGGAATGGTTGGGGATGGATCGTTCGACTTTCTATGATTCGGATCTTTTGGCAATTCTCCCCATGGATTTCTATTATCCTGGCAAGGGTAAATCAGGCGATTTGCCACCACGCAAGGGCTTTGCAGCTAAGTGGCATCCTCAGATCCTAGCTCAATTACCAGAGGTTAGATTGACTCTATTAGTCGGACGTTATTCCCAGGACTATTATTTGGCTAAGAGCAAAAGAAGTAATCTGACAGAAACAGTCGCCCATTATCAGGACTATCTGCCGGACTATTTTCCCTTAGTCCATCCCTCACCTCTCAACCAACGCTGGTTAAAACAACATCCCTGGTTTGAGCAAGAAGTAATACCAGATTTACAAAAGTTGATTCACACAATCCTTAAGTAA
- a CDS encoding polyphenol oxidase family protein, producing MDYEYIKGSDYDYYTVPALLEAGLEHRFIGKPLNFKPDFKEASVEVVNRTFLKADMPLAEVHQVHGADICQVRADQLGTGWGLRSLGDYDGLVTEASDLALMVKIADCIPIILFDPVKKVFALVHSGWPGTLQSIGQKALEVMMSQYDVRPSNLLIAYGPALSMEDFQVQEDVYGRFQPLEARHPQSFRQEDEHHWLIDTKGINKERFLAMGVPLEQQYDVAVSTKQALGCHSYRRDGRDGYGLNAVVAYLKS from the coding sequence ATGGATTACGAGTATATAAAGGGGTCTGACTACGACTACTACACGGTGCCGGCTTTGCTTGAAGCGGGCTTGGAGCATCGTTTTATTGGTAAGCCGCTTAATTTCAAACCTGATTTTAAGGAAGCATCCGTAGAAGTTGTCAATCGAACTTTTCTAAAAGCCGATATGCCTCTAGCAGAGGTGCACCAGGTTCACGGAGCTGACATCTGCCAAGTAAGGGCCGACCAATTGGGGACAGGATGGGGCTTACGCTCTCTCGGAGACTACGATGGCTTGGTAACAGAGGCAAGCGATTTGGCCTTAATGGTCAAGATTGCGGACTGTATTCCCATTATTCTTTTTGACCCGGTTAAAAAGGTGTTTGCCCTAGTTCATTCTGGCTGGCCTGGCACACTCCAATCGATTGGCCAAAAAGCCTTAGAAGTTATGATGAGCCAATATGATGTGAGGCCATCTAATCTGCTGATTGCCTATGGGCCCGCCCTTAGCATGGAAGATTTTCAAGTTCAGGAAGATGTCTATGGTCGCTTCCAACCCTTAGAAGCAAGGCATCCCCAGTCCTTCAGGCAGGAGGATGAGCATCATTGGCTAATAGATACCAAAGGAATTAATAAGGAGCGTTTCCTCGCTATGGGGGTTCCTTTGGAACAACAATATGATGTGGCTGTGTCGACCAAACAAGCCTTAGGCTGTCATTCTTATCGGCGCGATGGAAGAGATGGCTATGGCCTGAATGCAGTTGTCGCCTATCTAAAATCCTAA